In the Microtus pennsylvanicus isolate mMicPen1 chromosome 6, mMicPen1.hap1, whole genome shotgun sequence genome, one interval contains:
- the Samd1 gene encoding sterile alpha motif domain-containing protein 1 produces MAGPPALPPPETAAAATTAAAASSSAASPHYQEWILDTIDSLRSRKARPDLERICRMVRRRHGPEPERTRAELEKLIQQRAVLRVSYKGSISYRNAARVQPPRRGATPPAPPRVPRGGPAAPPPTPAPPPAPVAAPTRAPRAAAATAPPSPGPAQPGSRAQRAAPLAAPPPAPAAPPAAAPPAGPRRAPPPAVAAREPPPPAPPQQQQPPPPQPQPPPEGGAARAGGPARPVSLREVVRYLGGSGGPSGRLTRGRVQGLLEEEAARSRLERTRLGALALPRGDRPGRAPPAASARAARSKRGGEERVFEKEEEDDDEDEEEEEDNISEGSEVPESDRPAGAQHHQINGERAPQSAKERVKEWSSCGPYQGQDEGRGPAPGSCTRQVFSMTAMNKEGGSACVTAAPDSPSPVPLPPGKPALPGADGTPFGCPPGRKEKPTDPVEWTVMDVVEYFTEAGFPEQATAFQEQEIDGKSLLLMQRTDVLTGLSIRLGPALKIYEHHIKVLQQGHFEEDDPDGFLG; encoded by the exons ATGGCGGGGCCCCCGGCCCTACCCCCGCCGGAGACGGCGGCGGCCGCCACCACGGCGGCCGCCGCCTCGTCGTCCGCCGCTTCCCCGCACTACCAAGAGTGGATTCTGGACACCATCGACTCGCTGCGCTCGCGCAAGGCGCGGCCGGACCTGGAGCGCATCTGCCGGATGGTGCGGCGGCGGCACGGCCCGGAGCCCGAGCGCACGCGCGCGGAGCTCGAGAAACTGATCCAGCAGCGCGCCGTGCTCCGGGTCAGCTACAAGGGGAGCATCTCGTACCGCAACGCGGCGCGCGTCCAGCCGCCCCGCCGCGGAGCCACCCCGCCCGCCCCGCCGCGCGTCCCCCGCGGGGGCCCCGCCGCGCCGCCGCCCacgcccgccccgccgcccgcGCCCGTCGCCGCCCCGACCCGGGCGCCCCGCGCGGCCGCCGCCACAGCGCCCCCTTCTCCCGGCCCCGCGCAGCCGGGTTCCCGGGCGCAGCGGGCCGCGCCCCTGGCCGCGCCGCCACCAGCGCCCGCCGCGCCCCCGGCCGCGGCGCCCCCAGCCGGCCCGCGCCGTGCACCGCCGCCCGCCGTCGCCGCCCGGGAGCCTCCGCCGCCGGCGccgccacagcagcagcagccgccacCGCCGCAGCCACAGCCGCCGCCGGAGGGGGGCGCGGCGCGGGCGGGCGGCCCGGCGCGGCCCGTGAGCCTGCGGGAAGTCGTGCGCTACCTCGGGGGCAGCGGCGGCCCCAGCGGCCGCCTTACTCGCGGCCGCGTGCAGGGGCTGCTGGAAGAGGAGGCGGCACGGAGCCGTCTGGAGCGCACCCGCTTGGGAGCGCTCGCACTGCCCCGCGGAGACAGGCCGGGACGGGCGCCGCCGGCCGCTAGCGCACGCGCGGCGCGGAGCAAG AGAGGTGGAGAAGAGCGGGTGtttgagaaagaagaggaagacgaTGATGAAgacgaggaagaggaggaggacaatATATCAGAGGGCTCAGAAGTGCCTGAGAGTGACCGCCCCGCAGGTGCTCAGCACCACCAGATTAATGGAGAGCGGGCCCCTCAGAGTGCGAAGGAAAGGGTCAAGGAGTGGTCGTCCTGTGGACCCTACCAGGGCCAGGATGAAGGGCGGGGACCAGCACCTGGCAGCTGCACACGCCAGGTGTTCTCGATGACAGCTATGAATAAAGAAGGGGGGTCAG CTTGTGTTACAGCTGCTCCAGATTCGCCATCTCCTGTGCCTTTGCCCCCAGGAAAACCAGCCCTACCTGGGGCTGATGGGACACCTTTTGGCTGTCC TCCTGGACGCAAAGAGAAGCCAACCGACCCAGTGGAGTGGACAGTCATGGATGTGGTGGAGTACTTCACTGAGGCAGGCTTCCCGGAGCAGGCCACTGCTTTTCAGGAGCAG gaAATTGATGGCAAGTCTTTGTTGCTCATGCAACGGACAGATGTGCTGACTGGCCTGTCCATCCGCCTGGGCCCAGCCCTGAAGATCTACGAGCACCACATCAAGGTGCTCCAGCAAGGCCATTTTGAGGAGGATGACCCTGATGGCTTCCTCGGCTGA